In a genomic window of Blastocatellia bacterium:
- a CDS encoding TetR/AcrR family transcriptional regulator: MTSRNQKGRQPVTPKGKSCREKLLAVAKEVFEERNYHEASVVEICRRAQVANGTFYQYFSNKEAVLLELAARLSKQLESQLRAALHADGD, from the coding sequence ATGACGAGCCGCAATCAGAAGGGCAGACAACCGGTCACGCCCAAAGGCAAGTCCTGCCGGGAAAAGTTACTGGCAGTTGCTAAGGAAGTATTCGAAGAGAGAAATTACCACGAGGCCTCTGTCGTTGAGATCTGCCGGCGCGCGCAGGTGGCCAACGGGACGTTCTATCAGTATTTCAGCAACAAAGAGGCTGTTCTCCTAGAGCTGGCTGCCCGACTCAGTAAGCAGTTGGAGTCGCAGCTTCGAGCGGCCTTGCATGCCGATGGTGAT